One Halovivax ruber XH-70 genomic region harbors:
- a CDS encoding aspartate aminotransferase family protein, which produces MSGFVYSQKPITIESGEDVTLTGDDGTEYIDFGASYACTPAGHCHPDVVGAIQKQASDLLFVQGSYPVEARSTLTSQLAALAPGDIENVWLCNSGTEANEAALKFARSATGNTKFVAARGAFHGRTAGSLSTTWKPKYKASYEPLLEDHVEFVPYGDAAALEAAVDDETAAVILEPIQGEGGINAAPAGYLQAAREVTHETGSALIFDEIQTGLGRTGSIWACENDALVDSPVVPDVLTTAKGLASGLPMGATLCADWIAEGAASHGSTFAGNPLVAAAATATLDVIVDEELPANAATVGATLVDELSRADLPIDEVRGLGLMRGLEVGRGANRILRDLAMEHGILALPAGRSVVRLLPPLTLTESHVHALVEALEDTLEATTDA; this is translated from the coding sequence GTGAGCGGCTTCGTCTACTCCCAGAAGCCGATCACGATCGAATCGGGCGAGGATGTCACACTGACGGGCGACGACGGCACCGAGTACATCGACTTCGGCGCCAGCTACGCCTGCACACCTGCCGGCCACTGCCACCCGGACGTGGTCGGCGCGATCCAGAAGCAAGCGAGCGACCTCCTCTTCGTGCAGGGGTCGTACCCGGTCGAGGCGCGCTCGACCCTGACGTCGCAGCTCGCCGCCCTGGCACCGGGCGATATCGAGAACGTCTGGCTCTGTAACTCGGGCACCGAGGCCAACGAGGCGGCCCTGAAGTTCGCCCGTAGCGCGACTGGCAACACGAAGTTCGTCGCCGCCCGCGGGGCGTTCCACGGCCGCACCGCCGGGAGTCTCTCGACGACCTGGAAGCCGAAGTACAAGGCGTCGTACGAACCCCTGCTCGAAGACCACGTCGAGTTCGTCCCCTACGGCGACGCGGCGGCGCTCGAAGCGGCCGTCGACGACGAGACGGCCGCGGTCATCCTCGAACCCATCCAGGGCGAAGGCGGCATCAACGCTGCACCCGCAGGCTACCTCCAGGCCGCTCGCGAGGTGACTCACGAGACCGGATCGGCGCTAATCTTCGACGAGATACAGACCGGCCTCGGGCGTACCGGATCGATCTGGGCCTGTGAGAACGACGCGCTCGTCGACTCTCCAGTCGTCCCTGACGTCCTCACGACCGCGAAGGGTCTCGCGAGCGGCCTCCCGATGGGTGCAACGCTCTGTGCGGACTGGATCGCCGAGGGCGCCGCATCCCACGGCTCGACGTTTGCCGGGAACCCGCTCGTCGCCGCGGCGGCGACCGCGACGCTCGACGTTATCGTCGACGAGGAACTCCCGGCCAACGCGGCGACCGTCGGCGCGACGCTCGTCGACGAACTCTCGCGGGCCGACCTGCCGATCGACGAGGTGCGCGGATTGGGCCTCATGCGCGGGCTCGAGGTAGGACGCGGCGCGAACCGCATCCTGCGCGACCTCGCGATGGAACACGGTATCCTCGCGCTGCCCGCCGGGCGATCGGTGGTTCGCCTGCTCCCGCCGCTCACGCTCACCGAATCGCACGTCCACGCGCTCGTCGAGGCGCTCGAAGACACGCTGGAGGCCACGACAGACGCATGA
- the lysX gene encoding lysine biosynthesis protein LysX: protein MSVQIGICYSRIRADEKLLLSELRERGHDVVKIDVRELELAIGEAPEILADLDLVVDRCLATSRSVYVTQFLSAYGVPVVNAPETATVCADKVRTSLALDGAGVPTPATTVAFTTDSALSAIESFGYPCVLKPVVGSWGRLMAKIDSRSAAEAILEHKSTLGHYEHKVFYVQEFVDKPGRDLRVLAVDGEPIAGMVRSSDHWITNAAAGAETTALEIDDEIAAVVAAASDAVGGGLLGIDLMEIDDGYTVHEVNHTVEFKALNEAVDVDVPAAVVDWLEETADSAANTQLEVTA from the coding sequence GTGAGTGTGCAGATCGGGATCTGCTACTCGCGCATCCGCGCGGACGAGAAGCTCCTGCTGTCGGAACTACGCGAGCGCGGCCACGACGTCGTGAAGATCGACGTCCGCGAGCTGGAGCTGGCGATCGGCGAAGCGCCCGAGATCCTCGCGGACCTCGACCTCGTCGTCGATCGGTGTCTCGCGACGAGTCGCAGCGTCTACGTCACGCAGTTCCTGTCGGCCTACGGCGTCCCAGTCGTGAACGCGCCGGAGACGGCGACGGTCTGTGCCGACAAGGTGCGTACGAGCCTCGCGCTCGACGGCGCGGGTGTCCCCACGCCCGCGACGACGGTGGCGTTCACCACCGATAGCGCGCTCAGCGCCATCGAATCGTTCGGCTATCCGTGCGTACTCAAGCCGGTCGTCGGTTCCTGGGGGCGGCTGATGGCGAAGATCGACTCGCGAAGCGCCGCCGAGGCCATCCTGGAGCACAAATCGACGCTCGGGCACTACGAGCACAAGGTGTTCTACGTCCAGGAGTTCGTCGACAAGCCCGGCCGCGACCTGCGCGTCCTCGCCGTCGACGGCGAGCCGATCGCGGGGATGGTCCGCTCGTCGGACCACTGGATCACGAACGCGGCCGCGGGTGCCGAGACGACCGCCCTCGAGATCGACGACGAGATCGCGGCCGTGGTCGCCGCGGCGAGCGACGCCGTCGGCGGCGGGCTTCTTGGCATCGACCTAATGGAAATCGACGACGGATACACCGTCCACGAGGTCAACCACACCGTCGAGTTCAAGGCGCTGAACGAGGCCGTCGACGTCGACGTGCCCGCGGCGGTCGTCGACTGGCTCGAGGAGACGGCCGATTCAGCGGCTAATACGCAGTTGGAGGTGACCGCCTGA
- the thrC gene encoding threonine synthase — translation MDLSLTADPPSAPTAAREGVWLACIECGEASPPFDAIRYTCDDCGGLLEVRYAEPVGFDAFAGEGVWRYADALPLDSGVTIQEGGTPLYRVPELTDDVGVETLRIKHEGMNPTGSFKDRGMTVGVAVARELGVERLACASTGNTSAALSAYGSRAGMETLVLLPAGKVAAGKVAQASLHGARILEVDGNFDACLDLVQELAARGEAYLLNSLNPFRLEGQKTIGLEILERFRADHGTVPDRIVLPVGNAGNTAALYKAFRELVQAGDLAVDDVPKLTGVQAAGAAPMVEAIEAGADAVRRWDDVETRATAIRIGNPVNAPKALPGIRETGGTAVAVSDAAITDAQRALAGAGIGVEPASAASLAGLRKLREDGVVGSEEDVVCLTTGHLLKDPDAAAAAGTEPEPVPDDLDGVLSHLDDRT, via the coding sequence ATGGATCTCTCGCTGACTGCCGACCCGCCCTCGGCCCCGACGGCCGCTCGCGAGGGCGTCTGGCTCGCCTGCATCGAGTGCGGTGAAGCGTCACCGCCGTTCGACGCGATTCGATACACCTGCGACGACTGTGGTGGCCTCCTCGAGGTGCGGTACGCCGAGCCGGTCGGGTTCGACGCGTTCGCGGGCGAGGGCGTCTGGCGCTACGCGGATGCCCTCCCGCTCGACAGCGGCGTGACGATTCAGGAGGGCGGGACCCCGTTGTACCGCGTTCCGGAGCTGACGGACGACGTCGGCGTCGAGACGCTGCGAATCAAACACGAGGGGATGAACCCGACTGGATCGTTCAAAGATCGGGGGATGACCGTCGGCGTCGCGGTCGCGCGCGAACTCGGCGTCGAGCGGCTTGCCTGCGCCTCGACGGGCAACACGAGCGCCGCCCTCTCGGCGTACGGCTCCCGGGCCGGGATGGAGACGCTCGTCCTGCTCCCGGCTGGCAAGGTCGCGGCGGGAAAGGTCGCGCAGGCGAGCCTCCACGGGGCGCGTATCCTCGAAGTCGACGGCAACTTCGACGCCTGTCTCGACCTCGTCCAGGAACTTGCCGCTCGCGGCGAGGCCTACCTGCTCAACTCACTCAACCCGTTCCGCCTCGAGGGCCAGAAGACGATCGGGCTCGAAATCCTCGAACGGTTCCGCGCCGACCACGGCACGGTTCCCGACCGAATCGTTTTGCCCGTCGGCAACGCCGGCAACACCGCCGCGCTGTACAAAGCGTTCCGCGAACTCGTGCAGGCGGGCGACCTCGCCGTCGACGACGTGCCGAAACTCACCGGCGTGCAGGCCGCGGGCGCCGCCCCGATGGTCGAGGCGATCGAAGCCGGCGCCGACGCGGTGCGTCGCTGGGACGACGTCGAGACGCGCGCCACGGCGATCCGGATCGGCAACCCCGTCAACGCGCCGAAGGCCCTGCCAGGGATCCGCGAGACGGGTGGGACTGCGGTCGCCGTCTCGGACGCCGCGATCACCGACGCCCAGCGCGCCCTCGCTGGAGCGGGAATCGGCGTCGAACCCGCCTCGGCCGCCTCGCTCGCCGGCCTGCGGAAACTCCGCGAAGACGGCGTCGTCGGGAGCGAGGAGGACGTGGTCTGTCTCACCACCGGCCATCTCCTCAAGGACCCCGACGCTGCGGCCGCAGCAGGGACCGAACCGGAACCCGTTCCCGACGATCTCGACGGCGTGCTCTCGCACCTCGACGACAGAACGTAG
- the serA gene encoding phosphoglycerate dehydrogenase, with product MQVLVTDPIADAGLDVLRDAGFDVETGYELDGEALLDAVADANALIVRSGTEVTREVLEAGEDLVIVGRAGIGVDNIDIDAATDEGVIVANAPEGNVRAAAEHTVAMTFAAARSIPQAHGRLKTGEWAKSEFLGTELNGTTLGVVGLGRVGQEVAKKLDALGMDIVAFDPYIAQERAERLGATLVDLEACLDAADVLTIHTPLTPETEGMIGADELESLDGGYLINVGRGGIVDEDALAAAVEAGTLAGAALDVFAEEPLPEDSSLLDVDDVVLTPHLGASTAAAQQNVATSTAEQVVAALSGEPVANALNAPSIDETAFARLKPYVELAGTAGRIATQLLDGRIEGVEVTYEGELADEDVEFVTASALEGVFSPLEWQVNAVNAPQIAEDRGVEVTESKTRQTEDFQSLLSVTVSNGETAIAVEGTLFAGEDPRIVRVDDYRVDAIPHGKMVVTRNTDEPGVIGLIGSVMGEYDVNIAGLFNAREAIGGEALTVYNVDGEVPDEARAELEADERIIDVRQLTLD from the coding sequence ATGCAGGTTCTTGTCACCGATCCCATCGCAGACGCGGGGCTCGACGTCCTCCGCGACGCCGGCTTCGACGTAGAGACAGGGTACGAACTCGACGGCGAGGCGCTCCTCGACGCGGTCGCCGACGCCAACGCGCTCATCGTTCGCTCGGGGACGGAGGTAACGCGTGAGGTGCTCGAGGCGGGCGAGGATCTGGTTATCGTCGGTCGGGCGGGGATCGGCGTCGACAACATCGACATCGACGCGGCGACGGACGAGGGCGTCATCGTCGCCAACGCCCCCGAGGGGAACGTCCGCGCGGCCGCCGAGCACACCGTGGCGATGACGTTCGCCGCCGCGCGGTCGATCCCGCAGGCGCACGGCCGACTGAAAACCGGCGAGTGGGCCAAGAGCGAGTTCCTCGGGACGGAACTCAACGGGACCACGCTCGGCGTCGTCGGCCTGGGTCGGGTCGGCCAGGAAGTCGCGAAGAAACTGGACGCACTGGGGATGGATATCGTCGCCTTCGACCCGTACATCGCACAAGAGCGAGCCGAACGCCTGGGCGCGACACTCGTCGACCTCGAGGCGTGTCTCGATGCTGCCGACGTCCTGACGATCCACACGCCGCTCACCCCCGAGACGGAGGGGATGATCGGCGCCGACGAACTCGAGTCGCTCGACGGCGGCTACCTGATCAACGTGGGACGCGGTGGCATCGTCGACGAGGACGCCCTCGCCGCGGCCGTCGAGGCGGGCACGCTCGCGGGCGCCGCCCTCGACGTCTTCGCCGAAGAGCCGCTTCCCGAGGACTCGTCGCTGCTCGACGTCGACGACGTCGTCCTCACACCACACCTGGGCGCGTCGACGGCGGCCGCCCAGCAGAACGTCGCGACTTCGACGGCCGAACAGGTAGTCGCCGCCCTCTCCGGTGAGCCCGTCGCGAACGCGCTGAACGCCCCCTCGATCGACGAAACCGCGTTCGCCCGCCTGAAGCCCTACGTCGAACTCGCCGGAACCGCGGGACGTATCGCCACGCAGCTGCTGGACGGTCGCATCGAGGGCGTCGAAGTGACCTACGAGGGTGAACTCGCCGACGAGGACGTCGAGTTCGTCACCGCCAGCGCGCTGGAGGGCGTCTTCTCCCCACTCGAGTGGCAGGTCAACGCCGTCAACGCACCCCAGATCGCCGAAGACCGGGGCGTCGAGGTCACGGAATCGAAGACACGCCAGACCGAGGACTTCCAGAGTCTCCTCTCTGTCACCGTCTCGAACGGCGAGACGGCCATCGCCGTCGAGGGGACGCTCTTCGCCGGCGAGGATCCGCGGATCGTCCGCGTCGACGACTACCGGGTCGACGCGATCCCCCACGGCAAGATGGTCGTCACCCGCAACACCGACGAACCGGGCGTCATCGGTCTCATCGGGAGCGTCATGGGCGAGTACGACGTCAACATCGCCGGCCTGTTCAACGCCCGCGAGGCCATCGGCGGCGAGGCACTCACCGTCTACAACGTCGACGGCGAGGTGCCCGACGAGGCGCGCGCTGAACTCGAAGCGGACGAACGCATCATCGACGTCCGGCAGTTGACCCTCGACTAG
- the argC gene encoding N-acetyl-gamma-glutamyl-phosphate reductase → MAGGASTAATTDADDTTAVTETAAAETVTASVIGASGFAGGELLRLLAGHPNFDLQQATSRQRAGKSIGSTHPPLRGTELRYTEPTELESVDVLFAATPHGVSMGHIDAFFDAADTVVDLSADFRLDTAAQYDEWYDGHDAPAYLDRAEYALPELNRENLPGADLIASGGCNATATILGLYPLFEHGILGGETGATDGDGAGEPGGDEQIVVDVKVGSSEGGAGGGAASSHAERSGVVRPYAPTGHRHEAEIEQFLGTSVAFTCHAVDMVRGASATSHVFPDAPVSKGDLWTAYRECYEDEPFVRLAAGGSGVYRYPEPKAVAGTNVAEVGFELDPSNGRVVVFSAIDNVMKGSAGQAVHAANIALGFAETAGLDFAGLHPVGSP, encoded by the coding sequence ATGGCGGGCGGTGCGTCTACTGCGGCGACGACCGATGCCGACGACACGACCGCCGTTACCGAGACTGCGGCAGCGGAGACGGTGACTGCGAGCGTCATCGGTGCCAGCGGCTTCGCCGGCGGCGAACTCCTGCGTTTGCTGGCTGGCCATCCGAACTTCGACCTCCAGCAGGCGACGAGTCGCCAGCGCGCCGGCAAGAGTATCGGCTCGACGCACCCGCCGCTTCGCGGGACCGAGCTGCGCTACACCGAGCCGACGGAGCTGGAATCGGTGGACGTGCTCTTCGCCGCGACGCCTCACGGCGTCTCGATGGGCCACATCGACGCGTTCTTCGACGCGGCGGACACCGTGGTCGACCTCTCGGCGGACTTCCGTCTGGACACCGCGGCACAGTACGACGAGTGGTACGACGGCCACGACGCGCCCGCGTACCTCGACCGGGCCGAGTACGCCCTGCCCGAACTCAACCGCGAGAACCTGCCGGGTGCGGATCTGATCGCGAGCGGGGGCTGTAACGCCACCGCGACGATCCTCGGGCTCTATCCGCTGTTCGAGCACGGGATTCTCGGCGGGGAGACCGGCGCGACCGACGGGGATGGCGCGGGCGAACCCGGCGGCGACGAACAGATCGTCGTCGACGTCAAGGTCGGCTCCTCTGAGGGTGGCGCCGGCGGTGGCGCGGCTTCGAGCCACGCCGAGCGCTCGGGCGTCGTCCGCCCGTACGCGCCGACCGGTCACCGCCACGAGGCGGAGATCGAGCAGTTCCTCGGCACCTCGGTCGCCTTCACCTGCCACGCGGTGGACATGGTTCGCGGCGCGAGCGCGACGAGCCATGTATTCCCCGATGCCCCCGTCTCGAAGGGCGACCTGTGGACGGCCTACCGCGAGTGCTACGAGGACGAACCGTTCGTCCGCCTCGCAGCGGGCGGCTCTGGCGTCTATCGCTATCCCGAGCCGAAGGCCGTCGCGGGGACGAACGTCGCGGAGGTCGGTTTCGAACTCGACCCGTCGAACGGGCGCGTCGTCGTCTTTTCGGCGATCGACAACGTGATGAAGGGCTCGGCAGGCCAGGCCGTCCACGCGGCCAACATCGCGCTCGGCTTCGCGGAGACGGCCGGCCTCGACTTTGCGGGACTCCACCCGGTGGGATCGCCATGA
- the serB gene encoding phosphoserine phosphatase SerB, with protein sequence MPLVAFDFDGTLSDSEMTVLLGERCGVADEMDAITERAMNDEIDYATSLRERAALLDGLDVSEAQAAFDRVELRPGAADVIDELNATGVTTAILTGGFERGVEAALDRAGVAVDHVVANRLPRTGGELTGEVEGPLVEGTKDDALESLADTVSIPRTATVAVGDGANDLPMLAAANLAIGFDPKPAVEPACDRTVTTMDALRRALSDEEVLPAED encoded by the coding sequence ATGCCCCTCGTGGCCTTCGACTTCGACGGGACGTTGTCCGATTCGGAGATGACGGTCCTGCTCGGTGAACGCTGTGGCGTCGCCGACGAGATGGACGCTATCACCGAGCGTGCGATGAACGACGAGATCGACTACGCGACGAGCCTGCGGGAGCGAGCCGCCTTGCTAGATGGGCTCGACGTTTCCGAGGCGCAGGCCGCGTTCGACCGGGTCGAACTGCGCCCCGGTGCGGCCGACGTGATCGACGAACTCAACGCGACCGGCGTCACGACGGCGATCCTCACCGGCGGGTTCGAACGCGGCGTCGAGGCGGCTCTCGATCGAGCGGGCGTCGCCGTCGATCACGTGGTAGCGAACCGACTCCCACGCACCGGCGGGGAACTGACCGGCGAGGTCGAGGGCCCGCTCGTCGAGGGCACGAAGGACGATGCACTCGAATCCCTCGCGGACACGGTCTCGATTCCACGCACTGCGACCGTCGCGGTCGGCGATGGTGCGAACGACCTCCCGATGCTCGCGGCCGCGAACCTGGCGATCGGGTTCGACCCGAAACCAGCCGTCGAACCCGCGTGCGATCGCACGGTCACGACGATGGACGCTCTCCGTCGAGCACTCTCCGACGAAGAAGTGCTTCCGGCCGAAGACTGA
- a CDS encoding acetylglutamate/acetylaminoadipate kinase has product MTDDETPVVIKIGGANAVDPAGALADVAHLSANGRSVAVVHGGSTAVDETLEALGEEPTYVETPGGVVGRFTDETAMEAFTMAMAGTVNTDLVCALQNEGVDAIGLSGLDGKLLAGTRKSAVRVLEDGTKKILRGDHSGTLESVNADLLETLQAGGYVPVVGGPILGTESDGGYTAVNVDADRAAAAVAGALGADLVVLTDVAGVYADPDDESTLIESATTEADFEVLEHAAAGFMTKKVMAAAEALETGASSVVVADANANSPVLTALDGAGTTITPGAVGTATGADGPSAAVGDERGVSES; this is encoded by the coding sequence ATGACCGACGACGAGACGCCGGTCGTGATCAAGATCGGCGGCGCGAACGCGGTCGATCCTGCGGGCGCGCTCGCCGACGTGGCCCACCTGTCGGCCAACGGCCGCTCGGTCGCGGTCGTCCACGGCGGCTCGACCGCCGTCGACGAGACGCTCGAAGCCCTCGGCGAGGAACCGACCTACGTCGAGACACCCGGCGGCGTCGTCGGTCGATTCACCGACGAGACGGCGATGGAGGCGTTCACGATGGCGATGGCCGGGACGGTCAACACGGACCTCGTCTGCGCGCTACAGAACGAGGGCGTCGACGCGATCGGCCTCTCTGGCCTCGACGGTAAGCTGCTCGCCGGCACGCGCAAATCCGCCGTCAGGGTGCTCGAGGACGGCACGAAGAAGATTTTGCGCGGCGACCACTCCGGCACGCTCGAGTCGGTCAACGCCGACCTGCTGGAAACGCTCCAGGCAGGCGGGTACGTCCCCGTCGTAGGTGGCCCAATCCTCGGCACCGAGTCCGACGGTGGGTACACCGCCGTCAACGTCGATGCCGACCGTGCGGCCGCGGCCGTGGCGGGCGCGCTCGGGGCCGATCTCGTCGTGCTGACTGACGTCGCTGGCGTCTACGCGGACCCCGACGACGAGTCGACGCTGATCGAGTCGGCGACGACGGAAGCCGACTTCGAGGTCCTTGAGCACGCCGCGGCTGGCTTTATGACGAAGAAGGTGATGGCGGCGGCGGAAGCCCTCGAGACGGGGGCGTCGTCGGTCGTCGTCGCCGATGCGAACGCGAACAGCCCGGTGCTCACCGCGCTCGACGGGGCGGGGACGACGATCACGCCCGGGGCAGTCGGAACGGCAACAGGCGCCGACGGGCCCAGTGCTGCCGTCGGCGACGAACGCGGGGTGAGCGAGTCGTGA
- a CDS encoding [LysW]-lysine hydrolase: MIPPKTATGTDVSTETARGLLVDMVSTPSVSGDEEAAAERLAAFFDAHDREVWLDDVGNVRAPADDAVLFTSHVDTVPGDVPVRLTANGEAAEGDAVAGNDSVAAPDEELHLDDAATVQDAVLWGRGSVDATGPLCAMAVAAVRTGCSFAGVVGEETDSRGARHLVETREPPAALVNGEPSGVDGITLGYRGLVAGTYAATTESTHASRPEPTAVQDAMAWWAAVESTCDALPSPEDASGVDDPTPSEQSTFESVTTKPVAVEGGPADDGLAVEARVDFQVRVPPGLSVETVESTLASVTADFAGGLELTDAIPPVMTSPRTSVARAFRVAIRAADSDPRLLRKTGTSDMNVFAAAWDRPMVTYGPGDSSLDHAPDEHLSLAAYDRSIAVLDAVGRRLVDAGQSNRPPITDPSPTDSDPQ; the protein is encoded by the coding sequence ATGATTCCTCCCAAAACCGCGACGGGGACCGACGTCTCGACCGAGACCGCCCGCGGGTTGCTGGTCGACATGGTCTCGACGCCCTCGGTCTCGGGCGACGAGGAGGCGGCCGCCGAGCGACTGGCTGCCTTCTTCGACGCCCACGACCGCGAGGTGTGGCTCGACGACGTCGGTAACGTTCGCGCACCGGCCGACGACGCCGTCCTCTTTACCTCGCACGTCGACACCGTTCCGGGCGACGTTCCCGTTCGCCTCACGGCGAACGGCGAGGCGGCTGAAGGCGACGCGGTGGCCGGGAACGATTCGGTGGCCGCTCCCGACGAGGAACTCCACCTTGACGACGCGGCGACCGTCCAAGACGCAGTCCTCTGGGGTCGCGGGAGCGTCGATGCGACTGGACCCCTATGCGCGATGGCCGTCGCGGCGGTCAGGACGGGCTGTTCGTTCGCCGGCGTCGTCGGCGAGGAGACCGATTCGCGCGGGGCGCGCCACCTCGTCGAGACGCGCGAGCCGCCCGCGGCACTCGTCAACGGCGAACCGTCGGGCGTCGACGGCATCACGCTCGGCTATCGCGGCCTCGTCGCCGGCACGTACGCCGCGACGACGGAGTCGACGCACGCCTCGCGGCCGGAACCCACCGCCGTTCAGGACGCGATGGCCTGGTGGGCGGCCGTCGAGTCGACCTGTGACGCGCTGCCCTCGCCCGAAGACGCCTCGGGCGTGGACGACCCGACCCCGTCGGAGCAGTCAACGTTCGAGTCGGTGACGACCAAGCCGGTCGCCGTCGAGGGCGGGCCGGCCGACGACGGCCTGGCCGTCGAGGCGCGCGTCGACTTTCAGGTTCGTGTTCCGCCGGGACTGTCGGTCGAGACGGTCGAGTCGACGCTCGCATCCGTCACCGCCGACTTCGCCGGTGGGCTCGAACTGACGGACGCGATCCCTCCGGTAATGACGAGTCCGCGCACGTCCGTCGCCCGCGCGTTTCGCGTCGCCATCCGCGCGGCGGACAGCGACCCGCGCCTCCTCCGCAAGACCGGGACGAGCGACATGAACGTCTTCGCCGCGGCGTGGGACCGTCCGATGGTGACCTACGGGCCCGGCGACTCATCGCTCGACCACGCGCCCGACGAGCACCTCTCGCTTGCGGCGTACGACCGCTCGATCGCCGTCCTCGACGCCGTCGGCCGGCGCCTCGTCGACGCTGGGCAGTCGAACCGTCCGCCGATCACCGACCCCTCCCCGACAGATTCCGATCCCCAATGA
- the argF gene encoding ornithine carbamoyltransferase yields MSYQPNTDPTAPTDDPTGPNATDVTHVTDVDDLSRADLAAVLDLAAEYKAAQRRGWTHADLSGQTLGMLFEKPSTRTRVSFETGMTQLGGHAIFLGEDDIQLGNGEPIRDTARALSRYVDVVMARLFDHADLEELARFSDVPVINGLTDDAHPCQTLADLLTIREAVGPFDDVRATWVGDGNNVAQSFALGCALTGIDCTIATPAGYGVDDAVLDRAGEISTAPTVTTDPEAAVAGADVVYTDVWVSMGQEAQRAERLDALGPYQVNDSLLAAAPDDVSVMHCLPAHRGEEITGQVLEGDRSIVWQQAENRLHAQKGLLGWLQP; encoded by the coding sequence ATGAGCTACCAGCCGAACACCGACCCGACCGCACCGACCGACGACCCGACTGGCCCGAACGCGACCGACGTGACCCACGTCACCGACGTGGACGACCTCTCGCGGGCCGACCTCGCGGCCGTCCTCGACCTCGCTGCCGAGTACAAGGCGGCACAGCGGCGGGGCTGGACCCACGCCGACCTGTCGGGCCAGACGCTGGGGATGCTCTTCGAGAAACCGAGCACGCGAACGCGCGTCTCCTTCGAGACGGGGATGACCCAGCTCGGCGGCCACGCTATCTTCCTCGGCGAGGACGACATTCAGCTGGGAAACGGCGAACCGATCCGCGACACTGCCCGCGCACTCTCTCGCTACGTCGACGTCGTGATGGCCCGGCTGTTCGACCACGCGGATCTCGAGGAGCTCGCCCGCTTCTCGGACGTGCCGGTGATCAACGGGCTCACCGACGACGCACACCCCTGTCAGACGCTGGCCGACCTCCTCACCATCCGGGAGGCCGTCGGGCCGTTCGACGACGTGCGCGCGACCTGGGTCGGTGACGGAAACAACGTCGCCCAGTCGTTCGCCCTCGGCTGTGCGCTCACGGGGATCGACTGCACGATCGCGACGCCCGCAGGCTACGGCGTCGACGACGCAGTCCTCGACCGGGCCGGCGAGATCAGCACGGCGCCGACGGTCACGACCGACCCCGAGGCGGCGGTCGCGGGTGCGGACGTCGTCTACACCGACGTCTGGGTGAGTATGGGTCAGGAAGCCCAGCGTGCGGAGCGTCTCGACGCGCTCGGGCCGTACCAGGTGAACGATTCGCTCCTCGCGGCGGCCCCCGACGACGTGTCAGTTATGCACTGCCTGCCGGCCCACCGCGGCGAGGAGATCACCGGACAGGTTCTCGAGGGCGACCGGTCGATCGTCTGGCAGCAGGCGGAGAACCGGCTCCACGCTCAGAAGGGACTGCTCGGCTGGCTCCAGCCCTGA